From the genome of Pseudomonas putida:
TGCCGGGCCTGGGCCTGGAAGGCCAGGTGGATGACCTGCAGCTGCGCATTGGCCAGGCGACGTTCGTCTGCGCGCTGAGCGGCGCCACTCCACCTCCCCTGCCGGAACACCGTGGCCAGTGGCTGCTGCTGGGGGACGCGCGCGGCCCGCTGGCCTGGTTCGGCCTGGACGACCGGCTACGCGAGGATGCCCCTGCGCTGCTGGCGGCCTGCAAGGCACGCGGCTGGCGCACCCTGTTGCTGTCCGGCGACAGCTCGCCGATGGTCGCCGAAGTGGCTGCACAGCTGGGCATCGACCAGGCCATTGGCGGCTTGCGCCCGGACGACAAGCTCGAGCGACTCAAGGCGTTGCAGGCCGAGGGGCACACCGTGCTGATGCTCGGCGACGGGGTCAATGACGTACCGGTGCTGGCTGCCGCCGACATCAGCGTGGCCATGGGCAGCGCCACCGACCTCGCCAAGACCAGCGCCGACGCAGTACTGCTGTCCAACCGCCTGCAGGCCCTGGCGCAAGCCTTCGACCTGGCCCGACGCACGCGCCGCAACATCCTCGAGAACCTGCTGTGGGCGACCTTGTATAATGGCCTCATGTTGCCGTTCGCCGCGCTCGGCTGGATCACCCCGGTGTGGGCGGCGATCGGCATGTCGGTCAGCTCGCTGATCGTGGTGCTCAATGCCCTGCGCCTGACCCGCCTGCCGGCCGGCCCGGCGCCGCTGTCGAGCGAAACACCGCTGCCTGGAAGGAACACGCCATGCCCGCGCTCTATGTGATGATTCCGGCTGCCCTGCTGCTCGTCGGGGTGGCCGTGTACATCTTCTTCTGGGCAGTGGACAGCGGTCAGTACGACGACCTCGACAGCCCCGCCCACAGCATCCTGTTCGACGACCAGGATCCGCGCCATCAAGCCGCCGTGAAGCCCGAGCCTGCAGAACCAGAAGACCAGGAACCCACACCCCGTGCCTGACCTGCTCCCCCTGCTCGGCTCGGCACTGATCCTCGGCCTGCTCGGCGGCGGCCACTGCCTGGGCATGTGCGGCGGCCTG
Proteins encoded in this window:
- the ccoS gene encoding cbb3-type cytochrome oxidase assembly protein CcoS, coding for MPALYVMIPAALLLVGVAVYIFFWAVDSGQYDDLDSPAHSILFDDQDPRHQAAVKPEPAEPEDQEPTPRA